A genome region from Vicinamibacterales bacterium includes the following:
- the uvrA gene encoding excinuclease ABC subunit UvrA encodes MGHDWIAVRGARVHNLKNIDVDLPRGQLVVITGLSGSGKSSLAFDTIYAEGQRRYVESLSAYARQFLEQMEKPDVDLIDGLSPAISIEQKTTASNPRSTVGTVTEIYDYLRLLFANIGVPHCHACGREITSQSLAQIIDLVLAFPSDERINVLAPIVRGRKGEFKKDLAALRARGFMRARIDGQVRALDEDIALDRRRNHTIEVVVDRLLVRPGIERRLTDSVEMALSLSDDIVIINSVEAGDRLFSRRLACVDCGISMPEMTPRAFSFNSPHGACPECQGLGSMFDFDPVRLVPDPSVSLLDGAIAPWAQGDKRLVREALTALGQHFAIDLAVPFEKLPRRSRDVLLLGPDAARHANGDGSGDGHGNGNGNGNGTRPRRVADPYGRDFEGLIPNLRRRFEQGTWSDQEELERYRSLRPCPVCHGERLKPQSRSVRVKGRTITEYVDLPLGDALAAFEAMPLTDREQLIAGRILREIQERLHFLTDVGVAYLTLGRSAATLSGGEGQRIRLATQIGASLRGVLYVLDEPSIGLHQRDNRRLLATLRRLRDLGNSVIVVEHDEETIRTADYLVDLGPGAGEHGGHVIFQGRPSALLAAAARDITPGETSLRPGDISPGMVSLTGQYLRGERVIATPASRRPTDRGELVIRGARANNLKNVDVRIPLGVLTAVTGVSGSGKSTLVNDILYRSLAKVLYRAADEPGAHDAIDGITLVDKVIEIDQSPIGRTPRSNPATYTGLFTFIRELFAVLPEAKARGFKPGRFSFNVKGGRCESCQGDGVIAVEMHFLPNVYVTCEECKGRRYNRETLEIRYRGKSIAEVLDLTVEQALELLENFPPIANKLRTLQEVGLGYIKLGQSATTLSGGEAQRVKLAKELSRRGTGKTLYILDEPTTGLHFEDTRKLLDVLGRLVDQGNAVVVIEHNLDVIKSADHVIDLGPEGGEEGGRVVASGTPEEVSRIHASHTGRFLAEMFGRKPLRLVTRLAG; translated from the coding sequence ATGGGTCACGATTGGATCGCCGTTCGCGGCGCCCGCGTCCACAACCTCAAGAACATCGACGTGGACCTGCCGCGCGGGCAGCTCGTGGTCATCACGGGACTGTCCGGCTCCGGGAAATCGTCGCTCGCCTTCGACACGATCTACGCCGAGGGACAGCGCCGCTATGTCGAGTCGCTCTCGGCGTACGCCCGGCAGTTCCTCGAGCAGATGGAGAAGCCGGACGTCGACCTGATCGACGGCCTGTCGCCCGCCATCTCCATCGAGCAGAAGACCACCGCCTCCAACCCGCGGTCGACCGTCGGCACCGTCACCGAGATCTACGACTACCTGCGGCTGCTCTTCGCCAACATCGGTGTGCCGCACTGCCATGCGTGCGGCCGCGAAATCACGTCACAGTCACTTGCCCAGATCATCGACCTCGTGCTCGCGTTCCCGTCGGACGAACGCATCAACGTGCTCGCGCCGATCGTTCGCGGCAGGAAGGGCGAGTTCAAGAAGGACCTGGCGGCGCTGCGGGCGCGGGGATTCATGCGGGCGCGGATCGACGGCCAGGTGCGGGCGCTCGACGAGGACATTGCGCTGGATCGCCGCCGCAACCACACGATCGAAGTCGTCGTGGACCGGCTGCTCGTTCGCCCGGGCATCGAGCGCCGGCTCACGGATTCCGTCGAGATGGCGCTCTCGCTCTCCGACGACATCGTCATCATCAACAGCGTCGAGGCCGGAGACCGCCTGTTCTCGCGGCGGCTGGCGTGCGTCGACTGCGGCATCAGCATGCCGGAGATGACGCCGCGCGCCTTCTCGTTCAACTCGCCCCACGGCGCATGCCCGGAATGCCAGGGCCTGGGGTCGATGTTCGACTTCGATCCGGTGCGGCTCGTCCCCGATCCGTCGGTGTCGCTGCTCGACGGTGCGATTGCGCCGTGGGCGCAAGGCGACAAGCGACTGGTGCGGGAGGCGCTGACAGCGCTCGGCCAGCACTTCGCGATCGACCTCGCGGTGCCGTTCGAGAAGCTGCCGCGCCGCTCGCGGGACGTGCTGCTGCTCGGACCCGACGCCGCCAGGCACGCGAATGGCGACGGCAGCGGGGACGGACACGGCAATGGGAACGGGAACGGGAACGGAACGCGCCCCCGTCGCGTCGCCGATCCGTACGGGCGGGACTTCGAGGGGCTGATTCCGAACCTGCGCCGACGGTTCGAGCAGGGCACGTGGAGCGACCAGGAGGAACTGGAACGCTATCGATCGCTCCGCCCGTGTCCGGTCTGCCACGGCGAGCGGCTCAAACCGCAGAGCCGGAGCGTGCGCGTCAAAGGGCGGACGATCACCGAGTACGTCGACTTGCCGCTCGGCGACGCGCTGGCCGCGTTCGAGGCGATGCCGCTCACCGACCGCGAACAGTTGATTGCCGGCCGCATCCTGCGCGAGATCCAGGAGCGGCTCCACTTCCTCACCGACGTCGGCGTCGCGTACCTGACGCTCGGGCGGAGCGCGGCCACGCTCTCCGGTGGGGAAGGCCAGCGCATCCGGCTGGCGACGCAGATCGGGGCGAGCCTGCGCGGCGTGCTCTACGTGCTCGACGAGCCGTCGATCGGCCTCCACCAGCGGGACAACCGCCGCCTGCTCGCGACGCTGCGGCGCCTGCGCGATCTCGGCAACAGCGTGATCGTCGTCGAGCACGACGAGGAGACGATCCGCACGGCCGACTACCTCGTCGATCTCGGGCCTGGAGCTGGGGAGCACGGTGGTCACGTGATATTCCAGGGGCGACCGTCGGCGCTATTGGCGGCTGCCGCCCGCGACATCACTCCGGGAGAGACGTCCTTGCGACCGGGTGACATCTCTCCGGGAATGGTGTCGCTGACCGGCCAGTACCTCCGCGGCGAACGGGTCATCGCCACGCCGGCGTCGCGTCGGCCGACCGATCGCGGGGAACTGGTGATTCGCGGCGCGCGGGCCAACAACCTCAAGAACGTGGACGTCCGGATACCGCTCGGCGTCTTGACGGCGGTGACGGGCGTGAGCGGATCCGGCAAGTCCACGCTCGTCAACGACATTCTCTACCGGTCGCTGGCGAAGGTGCTCTACCGCGCGGCGGACGAACCGGGTGCGCACGACGCCATCGACGGCATCACGCTCGTGGACAAGGTCATCGAGATCGACCAGTCGCCGATCGGACGGACCCCACGCTCGAACCCGGCGACCTACACCGGGCTCTTCACGTTCATCCGCGAGTTGTTCGCGGTGCTGCCCGAAGCCAAGGCGCGCGGTTTCAAGCCGGGCCGGTTCTCCTTCAACGTGAAGGGCGGCCGATGCGAGTCGTGCCAGGGTGACGGCGTCATCGCGGTCGAGATGCACTTCCTGCCGAATGTCTACGTCACGTGCGAGGAGTGCAAGGGCCGTCGCTACAACCGGGAGACGCTCGAGATCCGCTACCGTGGCAAGTCGATCGCCGAGGTGCTGGATTTGACGGTCGAGCAGGCGCTCGAACTGCTCGAGAACTTCCCGCCGATCGCGAACAAGCTTCGAACACTCCAGGAAGTGGGTCTCGGGTACATCAAGCTGGGACAGTCAGCGACGACGCTGAGCGGCGGCGAGGCGCAGCGGGTCAAGCTGGCGAAGGAACTGTCGCGCCGGGGAACCGGAAAGACGCTCTACATCCTCGACGAACCGACAACCGGCCTGCACTTCGAGGACACGCGCAAGTTGCTCGATGTGCTCGGCCGTCTGGTGGACCAGGGGAACGCGGTCGTCGTCATCGAGCACAACCTCGATGTCATCAAGTCGGCCGATCACGTCATCGATCTGGGCCCGGAAGGCGGCGAGGAGGGCGGGCGGGTCGTCGCGAGCGGAACGCCGGAAGAGGTGTCGCGAATCCATGCATCTCATACCGGCCGCTTTCTGGCCGAGATGTTTGGGCGAAAGCCCTTGAGGCTGGTGACCCGTTTGGCTGGATAG
- the lpxC gene encoding UDP-3-O-acyl-N-acetylglucosamine deacetylase: protein MDSQRTLRRQVSCAGIGLHSGNKVTLSLKPAPANSGIRFRRTDLGGLEIDATVGNLAGIQYATGLTQNEGSVETVEHLLAALVSLGIDNVIVELNYPEVPIMDGSAAPFVYLIHEAGIKPLAVPKRFLRITRPIELTRGDKRIALFPCDHFKITYSISYDHPLLRHQARTMSITEAAFTEQIAPARTFTFLKEVELLRQHGFALGGSLENAVVIGETGVLNNPLRFDDEFVRHKILDAIGDLALLGHPVIGHLVAHRGGHALHTAFAARLMEERDAWEFVEQPLIAPLGVPATSPLGSAATVGS from the coding sequence ATGGACTCACAACGGACTCTTCGTCGACAGGTCTCCTGCGCCGGGATTGGACTTCACTCCGGCAATAAGGTCACCCTCTCACTCAAGCCCGCACCCGCCAATTCGGGGATCCGTTTTCGTCGCACCGATCTCGGCGGTCTCGAGATCGACGCGACGGTCGGCAATCTGGCCGGCATCCAGTATGCGACCGGGCTGACACAGAACGAGGGGTCGGTCGAGACGGTCGAGCACCTGCTCGCGGCGCTGGTGAGTCTCGGCATCGACAACGTCATCGTCGAATTGAACTACCCCGAGGTGCCGATCATGGACGGCAGCGCGGCGCCGTTCGTGTATCTGATCCACGAGGCGGGCATCAAGCCGCTGGCGGTGCCGAAGCGCTTCCTCCGGATTACGCGGCCGATCGAGCTGACGCGTGGTGACAAGCGGATCGCCCTGTTTCCGTGCGATCACTTCAAGATCACCTACTCGATCAGCTACGACCACCCGCTCCTCCGACACCAGGCGCGGACGATGAGCATCACCGAGGCGGCGTTCACCGAGCAGATCGCGCCCGCACGCACCTTCACGTTCCTCAAGGAAGTCGAGTTGTTGCGGCAGCACGGCTTCGCGCTCGGCGGGTCGCTCGAGAACGCGGTGGTCATCGGCGAGACGGGCGTCCTGAACAACCCGCTGCGGTTCGACGACGAGTTCGTCCGCCACAAGATTCTGGATGCGATTGGCGACCTGGCGCTTCTGGGTCACCCGGTGATCGGCCACCTGGTCGCGCACCGGGGCGGTCACGCGCTGCACACGGCGTTCGCGGCGAGGCTCATGGAAGAGCGCGACGCGTGGGAGTTCGTCGAGCAGCCGCTGATCGCGCCGCTGGGCGTCCCGGCCACCTCTCCGCTCGGGAGCGCGGCCACGGTCGGCAGCTAG
- a CDS encoding DUF362 domain-containing protein, with amino-acid sequence MSGKHTITRRDFVRGTVGAMTVSALPQPARRSPRAARVVIVRDQQALGAAHDVNRAVLDRMLADTVMRVTGERSAKAAWLSLVKPTDTVGLVPTPHLNPTHRELVEAVRKALVEAGVPAGRIMEAQGGIDKPRACTALIAMPGLKAHWLTGIGTVMKLYIMYSGRPSSYHGEDAANLAETWLLPDVKGKTKLVLVDALRPLCDKGPQPDPRYMWDYKGLIAGTDPVAVDAVGMQIIMAKRKALRGGDWPLSPPPLCISAADEKFGLGTSRLDEIKIERAGWSGE; translated from the coding sequence ATGAGCGGCAAGCACACGATCACGCGGCGGGATTTCGTGAGGGGGACGGTGGGGGCGATGACGGTGTCGGCGCTGCCGCAGCCGGCCAGGCGTTCGCCGCGCGCGGCCCGCGTTGTCATCGTGCGTGACCAGCAGGCGCTTGGTGCGGCGCACGACGTGAATCGAGCGGTGCTCGATCGGATGCTGGCTGACACGGTGATGCGGGTCACCGGGGAGCGCAGCGCAAAGGCCGCGTGGCTGTCGCTCGTGAAACCGACGGACACGGTCGGCCTCGTGCCGACGCCGCACCTCAACCCGACGCACCGCGAGCTGGTCGAGGCCGTGCGGAAGGCGCTCGTCGAGGCGGGCGTGCCAGCGGGCCGAATCATGGAGGCCCAGGGCGGCATCGACAAGCCGAGGGCGTGCACCGCGCTCATCGCGATGCCAGGCCTGAAAGCCCACTGGCTGACCGGCATCGGCACCGTCATGAAGCTCTACATCATGTATTCCGGCCGGCCGAGCAGTTATCACGGGGAGGATGCCGCAAATCTCGCGGAGACCTGGCTGCTGCCGGACGTGAAAGGGAAGACGAAGCTCGTGCTGGTGGACGCGCTGCGCCCCCTGTGCGACAAGGGGCCCCAGCCCGACCCGCGGTACATGTGGGACTACAAGGGACTCATCGCCGGCACCGACCCTGTGGCCGTGGACGCCGTCGGGATGCAGATCATCATGGCGAAACGGAAAGCGCTGAGGGGCGGGGACTGGCCGTTGTCGCCGCCGCCGCTCTGCATCTCCGCGGCCGACGAGAAGTTCGGCCTCGGCACGAGCCGGCTCGATGAGATCAAGATAGAGCGGGCCGGCTGGTCAGGGGAGTAG
- a CDS encoding YgeY family selenium metabolism-linked hydrolase, which yields MREKTREVAARAAAYTGEMTTFLRDMIAIPSESAGERAVVACVAREMRRVGFDEVKIDGLGNVLGRVGEGPVVLAIDGHLDTVGVGDASTWRRDPYRGELKDGVIYGRGASDQEAGIAAAVHGARIAKELGLLDGVQVWVTGTVMEEDCDGLCWQYILREGVLKPEVVVITEPTNLNVYRGHRGRMEMEVRTQGLSCHGSAPERGVNAVYTMAPIVADIERLNDRLAESADQFLGKGSVTIAEIRSTSPSLCAVADSCTIHLDRRLTRGETLEKAVAQIGALESVAAAGATVTVLDYARESYTGLTYPTKKYYPTWVVEEADPAVRAAVSAAEQALHRPPVVDKWTFSTNGIATCGLFGVPTVGFGPANEIHAHTPEDQCPVEHLTLAAAFYAVFGSEYLKTRTR from the coding sequence ATGCGTGAGAAGACCAGGGAGGTGGCAGCGCGGGCTGCGGCCTATACCGGCGAGATGACGACGTTCCTCCGCGACATGATCGCGATTCCCTCCGAGAGCGCCGGGGAACGGGCGGTCGTCGCCTGCGTGGCGCGGGAAATGCGCCGGGTCGGCTTCGACGAAGTGAAGATCGACGGGCTCGGCAACGTGCTCGGACGCGTTGGTGAAGGCCCAGTCGTGCTGGCGATCGACGGGCACCTGGACACCGTTGGCGTTGGGGACGCGTCCACGTGGAGACGAGACCCGTACCGAGGCGAACTGAAGGACGGCGTCATCTATGGGCGGGGCGCGTCCGATCAGGAGGCCGGTATTGCCGCGGCGGTCCATGGGGCGCGCATCGCGAAGGAGCTGGGGTTGCTCGATGGCGTGCAAGTCTGGGTGACGGGCACCGTCATGGAGGAGGACTGCGATGGCCTGTGCTGGCAGTACATCCTCAGAGAGGGCGTCCTGAAACCGGAGGTCGTCGTCATCACCGAGCCGACGAACCTCAACGTGTACCGCGGGCACCGCGGCCGCATGGAGATGGAGGTCCGGACGCAGGGCCTGTCCTGCCACGGATCGGCGCCCGAGCGGGGCGTGAACGCCGTCTACACGATGGCGCCGATTGTCGCGGACATCGAGCGGCTGAACGACCGGCTGGCCGAATCCGCCGATCAGTTCCTGGGCAAGGGTTCGGTGACAATTGCCGAGATCCGCTCGACATCCCCATCGCTCTGCGCGGTGGCGGATAGCTGCACGATCCACCTCGATCGTCGGCTCACCCGTGGCGAGACGCTCGAAAAGGCGGTCGCGCAGATCGGCGCGCTCGAGAGCGTGGCAGCGGCCGGCGCGACGGTCACCGTGCTCGACTACGCCCGCGAGTCCTACACGGGCCTCACGTATCCGACGAAGAAGTACTACCCGACCTGGGTGGTCGAGGAAGCCGATCCCGCCGTGCGGGCAGCGGTATCGGCGGCAGAACAGGCGCTCCACCGGCCACCGGTCGTCGACAAGTGGACGTTCTCGACCAACGGCATCGCGACGTGCGGGCTGTTCGGCGTGCCGACCGTCGGCTTCGGTCCGGCCAACGAGATCCACGCCCACACGCCGGAAGACCAGTGTCCGGTCGAACACCTGACGCTGGCGGCGGCATTCTACGCGGTGTTCGGTTCCGAATACTTGAAGACGAGGACGCGGTGA
- the ygeW gene encoding knotted carbamoyltransferase YgeW produces MSKISTALSALASMPTGLHDKDFLLTWQYPEQTIRSVLLIAEILQDLAAAGVSARVFETGLGISIFRDKSTRTRYAFRSGCNLLGLMTEELDESTSQIAHGETVRETAAMISFLTEVIGIRDDMFLGEGHKYMMQVSDALCESSQHGVLLQRPAVVNLQCDLDHPTQSMADLRHLISTFGSLDALKGRKIAMTWAYSPSYGKPLSVPQGIVSLMSRFGMHVVLAHPEGYDLVDEPLDAARKFAAASGGSFSVATSMDEAFRDADIVYPKSWAPARVMRDRTRLLRAGESAKLADLEREALANNARFKHWECTESLMKLTKGGQALYMHCLPADVTDVSCPAGEVGASVFERYRLQTYREASHKPFVIAAMILATRFKDPAAVLGACVERNVQRRQGGTRG; encoded by the coding sequence ATGTCCAAGATCTCCACTGCACTCTCCGCGCTCGCGTCGATGCCGACCGGGCTGCACGACAAGGACTTCCTGCTCACGTGGCAGTACCCGGAGCAGACGATCCGCAGCGTGTTGCTGATCGCCGAGATCCTGCAGGACCTCGCGGCCGCCGGCGTGTCGGCGCGCGTGTTCGAAACCGGCCTCGGCATCTCGATCTTCCGCGACAAGTCCACGCGGACACGGTATGCGTTCAGATCCGGCTGCAACCTGCTCGGCCTGATGACCGAGGAACTCGATGAATCCACGTCGCAAATCGCGCACGGCGAGACGGTGCGCGAGACGGCGGCGATGATCTCGTTCCTCACCGAGGTCATCGGCATTCGCGACGACATGTTCCTCGGCGAAGGCCACAAGTACATGATGCAGGTCAGCGACGCGCTGTGCGAGAGTTCGCAGCATGGCGTCTTGCTGCAGCGGCCGGCCGTGGTGAACCTGCAGTGCGACCTCGATCATCCGACACAGAGCATGGCCGACCTGCGGCATCTCATCTCCACCTTCGGCAGCCTCGACGCGCTGAAGGGCAGGAAGATCGCGATGACCTGGGCCTACTCGCCGAGCTATGGCAAGCCGCTCTCGGTCCCGCAGGGCATCGTGTCGCTGATGTCCCGGTTCGGTATGCACGTGGTGCTGGCGCACCCGGAGGGCTACGACCTGGTGGACGAACCGCTGGACGCCGCTCGCAAGTTCGCCGCCGCGAGCGGCGGATCGTTCTCTGTCGCCACGTCGATGGACGAGGCCTTCCGCGATGCGGACATCGTCTACCCGAAGAGCTGGGCACCGGCGCGGGTGATGCGTGATCGCACCCGCCTGCTGCGCGCCGGCGAGTCGGCGAAGCTGGCCGACCTCGAGCGCGAGGCGCTCGCCAACAACGCACGGTTCAAGCACTGGGAGTGCACCGAGTCGCTGATGAAGCTCACGAAGGGCGGACAGGCTCTCTACATGCACTGCCTGCCGGCCGACGTGACCGACGTGAGCTGCCCGGCCGGCGAGGTGGGCGCGTCGGTATTCGAGCGCTATCGGCTGCAGACCTACCGCGAGGCCAGCCACAAGCCCTTCGTGATCGCCGCGATGATCCTCGCCACGAGGTTC
- a CDS encoding sigma-70 family RNA polymerase sigma factor: MTAQLLTPQPPVVDDLIERCLGGDQYAWEQIVRQYWRKVFNVAYKFVGSHDQAEDLTQEIFLKIFRSLDTFDRRANFQTWLISVSRNLCIDHYRSVRKERQTIDRDVTAEDTSPVSPTASPLATLENRDLAALLRQALQTLPQSLRMAVLLRDIQELSYQEIAERLRLPEGTVKSRINRGRKELARQILKLREEADGRRVEARPLGGTSRGTHVHRTGGAE; the protein is encoded by the coding sequence ATGACAGCCCAGCTCCTCACCCCGCAGCCGCCCGTCGTCGACGACCTGATCGAGCGCTGCCTCGGCGGGGATCAGTACGCGTGGGAGCAGATCGTCCGACAGTACTGGCGCAAGGTCTTCAATGTCGCCTACAAGTTCGTCGGATCGCACGATCAGGCCGAGGATCTGACGCAGGAGATCTTCCTGAAGATCTTCCGCTCGCTCGACACCTTCGATCGCCGGGCCAACTTCCAGACGTGGCTCATCAGCGTGAGCCGGAATCTGTGCATCGACCACTACCGCAGCGTCCGCAAGGAACGCCAGACGATCGACCGCGACGTCACAGCCGAGGACACCTCCCCGGTGTCACCCACGGCGAGCCCGCTGGCCACCCTCGAGAACCGCGACCTGGCGGCGCTGCTCCGCCAGGCCCTGCAAACGCTGCCACAGTCGCTGCGGATGGCCGTGCTGCTGCGCGACATCCAGGAACTCTCCTACCAGGAGATTGCCGAGCGCCTCCGTCTCCCCGAGGGGACGGTGAAATCGCGGATCAACCGAGGCCGGAAGGAACTGGCCCGGCAGATCCTGAAGCTTCGCGAGGAGGCCGATGGGCGCCGGGTGGAGGCGCGGCCGCTCGGCGGCACCTCGCGTGGGACGCACGTGCACCGGACCGGAGGGGCTGAATGA
- the lysA gene encoding diaminopimelate decarboxylase, producing the protein MERRDQTFAFDATLGLTCDGIPLAEIAARVGTPTYVYSAASIRGAWTRLDSAFASVPHAVHYALKANSTRAILRLLRALGSGGDANSVGEIEVALCAGFGPEDLVFTGVGKRQDELRRAVELGVKTINVESAGELERIDELATARGVRARVAIRLNPDIDAGSHPHISTGRRLNKFGVPIDRARQLYREAAARPGLRPVGVHIHIGSQITDLNPLERAAEALVALALELRADGIGIEHVDVGGGLGIPYDGSSTPTVDEYANALLPIVKDTGFTVLLEPGRVIVGPSAVLLARVIDVKSNDGDKPFVVLDAGMTELLRPALYGAYHRIEPVQPRPGEPALCEVVGPLCESSDTVGKDRMLPPLEVGDLVAVLDAGAYGSAMSFTYNRRPLPCEVMVDHGQWDVIRRRQTIEDMTALEV; encoded by the coding sequence ATGGAACGACGCGACCAGACGTTCGCCTTCGACGCCACGCTCGGGCTCACCTGCGACGGCATCCCGCTCGCCGAGATCGCGGCGCGCGTCGGCACTCCAACCTACGTGTACAGTGCGGCGTCGATCCGCGGGGCGTGGACGCGGCTCGACTCGGCGTTCGCGTCCGTGCCCCACGCCGTGCACTATGCGCTCAAGGCGAACTCCACGCGCGCGATCCTGCGCCTCCTGCGCGCGCTCGGAAGCGGCGGCGATGCGAACTCGGTTGGCGAGATCGAAGTCGCGCTCTGTGCCGGGTTCGGCCCGGAGGACCTCGTGTTCACCGGCGTCGGCAAGCGGCAGGACGAACTACGGCGCGCCGTCGAGCTGGGCGTCAAGACGATCAACGTCGAGTCGGCGGGCGAGCTGGAGCGAATCGACGAGTTGGCCACGGCCCGCGGGGTGCGTGCACGCGTCGCCATTCGCCTCAATCCCGACATCGACGCGGGCAGCCATCCCCACATCTCGACCGGCCGGCGCCTCAACAAGTTCGGCGTTCCAATCGATCGGGCCCGGCAACTCTACCGGGAGGCGGCCGCGCGCCCCGGCCTCAGGCCCGTCGGCGTCCACATCCATATCGGATCGCAGATCACGGATCTGAACCCGCTCGAGCGCGCGGCCGAGGCGCTCGTCGCGTTGGCTCTCGAGCTCCGAGCCGACGGCATTGGCATCGAGCACGTGGACGTTGGCGGGGGGCTGGGCATCCCGTACGACGGCAGTTCGACGCCCACCGTCGACGAGTACGCGAACGCGCTGCTGCCAATCGTCAAGGACACCGGCTTCACCGTGCTCCTCGAGCCCGGCCGCGTCATCGTGGGACCGTCTGCGGTGCTGCTCGCACGCGTGATCGACGTGAAGTCGAACGACGGCGACAAGCCGTTCGTCGTGCTCGATGCCGGCATGACGGAGTTGCTGCGGCCCGCGCTCTACGGCGCCTATCACCGAATCGAGCCGGTGCAGCCCCGACCGGGCGAGCCGGCGCTGTGCGAGGTGGTCGGGCCGCTCTGCGAGAGCAGCGACACGGTGGGGAAGGACCGGATGCTGCCGCCGCTGGAGGTTGGCGACCTGGTGGCCGTGCTCGACGCGGGCGCGTACGGGTCGGCCATGTCCTTCACCTACAACCGCCGGCCCCTGCCCTGCGAGGTGATGGTGGACCACGGCCAGTGGGACGTCATCCGTCGCCGGCAGACGATCGAGGACATGACGGCGCTCGAAGTGTAG
- a CDS encoding DUF6599 family protein, with the protein MRSVIVLMSVALAAGCSGPAKTPAAGQSMPRASAAVASRGDTKGPTVNLPSRVGGWTRAETPRRVTAATIFDYMDGGGELYLAYRFDHLDVFEYVAADAAVGTILVELYWMRGSDDAFGLLSTDWTGEPIPVGGEAGHSLPTVPPHRALYGAGLLRLWSDNLYVRILASRETPASRGAVLQLARAIVEPRRTTLQPAFLVSVPQRANGAVLRTDRTCFFRSHLVLNSAFFVASKDILGLGPAVDAVTTEYARPGGMDRPMRLILVRYQTPEAAAAGLTAFVQAYVPEAAKKESHAAAGAVQVEHGFVAWAQKGHALAIVVDAADSQTGRALADAAARSH; encoded by the coding sequence ATGAGATCTGTCATTGTGCTGATGAGTGTGGCGCTGGCTGCCGGGTGTTCGGGGCCGGCCAAGACCCCGGCGGCGGGCCAGTCGATGCCTCGGGCCTCTGCGGCCGTCGCGTCTCGAGGCGACACGAAAGGACCGACCGTGAACTTGCCATCGCGGGTCGGTGGGTGGACGCGGGCTGAGACGCCGAGGCGCGTCACGGCAGCCACGATCTTCGACTACATGGATGGCGGCGGCGAGCTCTACCTCGCCTACCGTTTCGACCATCTCGACGTCTTCGAGTACGTGGCGGCCGACGCGGCGGTCGGCACGATTCTCGTCGAACTCTACTGGATGCGGGGATCGGACGATGCCTTCGGGTTGCTGTCCACCGACTGGACGGGTGAACCGATTCCCGTCGGGGGCGAGGCCGGTCACTCGTTGCCGACCGTGCCGCCGCATCGCGCGCTGTACGGCGCGGGGCTGCTGCGCCTCTGGTCGGACAACCTCTACGTGAGAATCCTCGCGTCGCGCGAGACGCCGGCGTCGCGCGGGGCCGTCCTCCAGCTCGCCAGGGCCATCGTCGAACCACGGCGGACGACGCTCCAGCCGGCGTTCCTGGTGTCGGTTCCGCAGCGTGCCAACGGCGCAGTCCTTCGAACCGACCGCACCTGTTTCTTCCGCTCGCACCTGGTGCTCAACTCGGCGTTCTTCGTCGCGTCGAAGGACATTCTCGGACTCGGTCCGGCCGTGGACGCGGTGACGACGGAGTACGCCAGGCCGGGAGGCATGGACCGGCCGATGCGCCTGATCCTCGTGCGCTATCAGACCCCTGAGGCCGCAGCGGCAGGGCTGACGGCGTTCGTCCAGGCGTACGTTCCGGAAGCCGCGAAGAAGGAGAGCCATGCCGCTGCGGGCGCCGTCCAGGTCGAACACGGCTTCGTGGCGTGGGCGCAGAAGGGACATGCCCTGGCCATCGTCGTCGACGCCGCCGATTCCCAGACCGGGCGCGCACTGGCCGATGCCGCCGCGCGGTCACACTGA
- a CDS encoding STAS domain-containing protein has product MNLTITRTGDIAIVRVGEARLMYPLLSDFAGSVASLLASGDKKVVIDLAGVNYIDSASIGCLMDLYRQATSAGGKLKLAGVQKRVETMLTMTGAQNFLEIHPDEASAITSFGG; this is encoded by the coding sequence ATGAACTTGACGATCACTCGAACGGGAGACATCGCGATCGTCCGCGTCGGCGAGGCGCGGCTCATGTACCCGCTGCTGTCGGACTTCGCCGGTTCGGTCGCGTCGCTGCTCGCGAGCGGCGACAAGAAGGTCGTGATCGATCTGGCGGGTGTCAACTACATCGACAGCGCCAGCATCGGCTGCCTGATGGACCTGTACCGCCAGGCCACCAGCGCGGGCGGCAAGCTGAAGCTCGCCGGGGTTCAAAAGCGCGTCGAAACGATGCTCACCATGACCGGCGCGCAGAATTTCCTGGAAATCCATCCCGACGAGGCGAGCGCGATCACGAGCTTCGGGGGGTAA